CTCACCGGTACTGATGGTCACATTCTGTGGGGCTGGAGTGATGAGGTTCATGGGAACAACCGGTTCTGTTGTCATCATCTTGGCTGATGTTGGATCTGAAACAGCAACAGGATTGATGAGTCTACAGAGAAGATTCTGatagtttttggtttttatcAGACATCCAAGGTCTGGATGAAGCTGTTCTGCCTGTTGCTTAGTAACAGTTTAACATTAGCTAAacagaagagcagcagcatttacCTTAAATGGAGATCAAGAGCAAAAACAAGCAGGAGATAAAAGTCCAAAATGTTGAATGTCTGAAGGAGAGTGAGCCATGAGCATGTAGAATGAAGGGTTACATTGACGTTCACTACAAGAGTTTATTTTATCTGGAAAGGACATTATCCCACTTATCCCATGGTCACTTATGCAAGAAAGATTTAACCGATCATtaatgctttgattttttttcactgttaaaatCTTACGTTTTTCACAAAAAGCGACTATGGgaactatttaatatctctcgtTGTGACGCGTTGCCAAGGTAACCAACATTAACTGTCTTGCCGTTACCAGCTAACGTTTGAGCCAATGCagtaatttagaacaatcaggATCTTTGACCAGAACTTTTTCTAAATGTCCTAACACGTTTTAAAGGTGTGTAgtcacgttatttgactttttaaaaatgtacatgtcagtagctcactctggttacatacaaagtttttctgaaagattatcatgtcctgctgccgttttatttatttttatactttgtttttgctcaattggTTAGTAAATGaggccttttgtgtttatttacaattttaacagaagtacgtactgcgcaGCAAgagttaaaacaaggaagcagctaagggctattagcatctccaggtgAAACAAAGATCTTTTCCAAGCtctagtggaaaaaaaaaacaaaaaacgaaaacacacaaaacaatatgattccaagagggaaaagcctggaatgtctctgggaatacagtattatgaacgttggtgttcccTGAAGCGGACGGTAAACCttccgaggctcagatgtgagcctctgatatgaggctctaaaaaatgctgtagatcggtttatttatttaataacgtTGGTCTTCGATCTCACCGAGCTGCAGGTTTACTGTGAGACATTacagagggtcaggcttggcCCGGctttatttaatactgttttattaattaagcagaCTGACAtggctagatggcgccacatatgtggtgtccatccatccattttcctacacgcttatccctcatggggtcgcgaggggtgctgatgcctatctccagctatcagcggacaggtcaccagtctatcgcagggccgTCTGTGGTGtaaataaccttattttatcatcataaaatgataaaatgacCTACTGAGTGAACTCACCAGTGACTGTGATGCTGGTCCCTGCAGAACCAGATCCATCATCAGTCTTCACATAACACACATAGCGTCCAGAGTCTTCAGTCCTCAGTCTGGACACATGGAGTCTGATTCGTCCTTCTCTTAGGACGTCTTTGTCACTCTGGACTCGTCCTGAAAACTGTTCATCCTGAGACTCTGACACCTCAACACCATCAAGGACCTGATAAAGGAATAATTCTTTCCTAGGAGTGAACAAGTAGCAGTCGATGTACAGATCTCTCCAGGGTGGATCAGGTGTGGTGGTGAAGGTCCACTCCAGAGTGATGCTGTGGTTCTCCTCTGCCTGATAGGAGCTCTGTGTCACATTCACTacaaatgttgctgctgaggagacagagagggaaagagaggagcagacacactgagaactggaacatgggagtctttaaactacatctctagagctttctgtcccatgatgctctctgtgctgtcagagctctgcttgatgctcttcaagtcaaactgcttgatcagatgcagctggaggattgaagtgttcccttcactgacagacttttcactgattattgatggatttagactgaacaaagagaagatggaaactgaccacagagacatgagttgaggatgatgagcagcaggatcctgcagatcatcttctccctgtgagaggagacagaggaggagagtcagCAACACATCAGCTCCAGCATCAGCAGCAATTTGTATGCACATCCTGACAATTCCCAGTTATTCCTGTTTTTAACCAGTTATAAAGCCAAAATAACAGATAGACACAAAAGTTAAAAAGgtcttaataaaacaataataaatcattttaatatttttcactGCAAACATGAACCCAATAGACATATTTTGATGCAaaattctttaaattaaattgaatggaACTGAATATTCAGCATGACAACACTAGATGgcgcctaaacaactgctattctttgtttagacttttgctttttttataatAGCAAAACTAGGATTCCAAAAAATGacagtgctatttatttcacttttatttacttctgcaattagaataaagacaaataaaaccgaGGAACAGCATTTACATTGGTTTCATTGTACAAAggtttccacactgtccattagtaaattTGTACAAACCAGAGGCAGAGCTAGACATTCTTATCATCAGGGGCTTAGCCCACAACATATTTCATTattacgagggtaatttggtacaccaaaaaagtaaaaatgacttaatctgttgatgtggtcgcaaaattaatttataggcctttacatatcttaaagtttaatctgctgttctttaatagtcgtactagtatataccaatagtatattaatatgttctcatttcaatgatgaaatggacaaccactcatgtaacaattcagtcttggtgtcaccaatcttacctaaagtacagtattgggtcctccatgctgcttatgtattaagatttactgcacatttaaacattgaaatctcactattgttcgggaaataattagttgtctgagaagatgtaggtaaggagaagttgttatctacacttcagatatatgatataagaaatgtgtttggaatgttaagataaatcacatgaaatgggctaaagaGAGTAACTACAGcacagttgtacatttgttgtttgaatttaatatttgaaatgctgtcagtgacacttctacttccagtgcagagtgttgtgccagttcatacgtgacaaaaaactgcatcaattcgggacgtaacggactgcgttacccatgatgcaatgtggtcaaaatggccaccaactcatgtggtcaaaatggccaccaactcccatcacgcaacacggcaaaatggccgccgatcaagataaggttgctatggtgatggctataaaagccgatcacacacgacaatcttccttcttccctggcttttagccaacccgagaagacacacacacacacagctgtttccgttggggtaatcccacgccacgtgttcgattgctcgctggaccgagagttttcgacgcaacggttattccctgctttgtataacaggaggtcgactaaaataagtacttttaaattccctctgatcaaaagactgagagacgccgtatctcccagtgatcgaagaggaccccgctttgtctggccaacaaagcgaccgaacccggaggaagaaacgaaggagcttctccCCCGttccgctgcagcctgcggacaactgcgcttgtcaagacgcgtccagaaagccgcattttactcggagcgctccggaccagccccgaggcatctcaaagtaacgggtctccccttttatttctgtctcaccaacagggtgtttagaagtgcctgggcaggcgttagaactttgtaggtgttggttaatgcttttattccacaacgaagttggaattattttgctgaacattttctttgtatgtgcatgcattttacaattgattttgctgtgttgatttgtgatccatcaagaaccccgccgtgggttgccgctttatttcttttcatctttttccctgctttcccccctctctcttttcgcgtcttcttatcaatttaatcttttttgtccgagctcaagtcgcgggctttgctttaaactcccagttagctgccccccctctcgaagcgaggcattatcccatcagcgtaagcgtggttacgtcattaggacctcctctcatacgtcatcgtagcagccatcttgggagggtgacgtatatctgaactgtagggagcttagctgaactagctttgtgtaagacatcaaagcgtccagtgagattcccgaagctgttctgtctatcaatgctgattcgtcaaatgccggtgtttcgagggcggtgttaaacaactttgagttaagttaagatctgctaaccgctcattttaatccattgtttatttttgttttgttctttatttccacatatatattttgcatgttagtttagtaatgagtaagaattccaaagttgtttgaatcagagaattactgtaacagggaattgcttttggttcaataaaaccaacgactgcggaatagacattgttttgtgttcagtccaattcacagttgcctgggtattcagaaatcagagctaacctcctttggagttaacatctgatattaatacagagacaatatcattggatggtgataaggaataaggatttaaactctaattgcagttacattggggttctcacagcctgctggataaacctcgttggttaacagtccgacctgatcatttattccagcataaatgagttcataacagcaaattaactaatgcattagtggtataaatacttacaagcttatagctaacatcaccaccatttgaactatatttgttatagcggaaactTGAGTtgaaattataaattataataccaaattataattaataataataataagcatattcaaccagcttatggcataacaagagtaaatacaagaaatgtatttgcagtcccttgaatgtataattttgctgttttacgATACAGAGTATCTTTGataaaaaagaataagggtggggtttatctgtGTGCATTTCTATATctccaaaagaaaatacaggatgaatctagacaacagacatattttgaatatatatttGATTTAATAAGCACGTATTTACCGTCTGTCCCTGTTGCtcgtaagttcaaatgcaaactttttcaaagtgggaaaaaagtcccaattcaacattgatcagatcctgtgatgctttaaagataaacaaacagcatctagtgtgtgtcatgcttataaaatttgtataaatgtagcaaataatgctgccttttctttttagacaggcaaaacgcatcctaatgctcaaatcaagcatcaaaaaataggagcatgcatattgtgtaggaccaatgaagctttggaccaatagtgtctctaccaaagttcaaatcaaacctacgcccttgattccatgttacattctttatagtatgggttgcTACATTTCAGCaggttgtatagcaaggtatgtttctgtatcgtgttttaaatccgtgccccatgtgccctcttttaactttgagcacctgcccctccaacggtctctgcacggCCCTGGTATTGACAGCAAATTGTGTGGGTCAGGTATCTATGTGTGTACCCTGCAGGGGGCGCTAGGTGCAACAACAACCTGACAGTTTGCTCTGAAAGGTTTTCTGCGACGTGACACTTAGCTGCTGTTGGCATGGAAACACATTGTTCAGAAACGAAAGCGTTCCCTCCTATAAGCGAGGCGCGACAGGAAGTTTAGTGAAATTATTAACTGTGTTGAAAAGCTGTAACTTTTGACATTATATTAATCAGCTGTTTTTTGTGACTCCAGGGGCTCTGCTCGTCTACcactaaatttatttaaaaaaggaataacGATAGTACGCGGCTAAGTTGCTTATAATGATTTTACATTATATGAaaatctgcaaaataaagcatAATTAACCGTCAACGTGTATAATCTGGCTTTTAAAATCCAGTCAATTTGGGTGAGACGTAACTATTTAAATTGccgtttaaattgttttaaagtgcAATTCAAGTGAATTCGGACCTTATGCCTTTTTCAACACTTCCTTGTGAAAATCcgctaaaaacaagaaaaagcagGATTAGACCTGCAACTCTGCAAGGTTGTTTCACGGATATCAACAGCCAACCTAAGAAAATGAAAGGGAACTTtgtatgaagtttttttttgttccaaaacGATTTGCGCATTGTAAGcatgaatttgaagttgtagaggGAGTTAAATTCCCTAAGTATTGtatttgttgaattaaaaaaatcacaaatacaatttttttaaacctgttcaaattttaagtataagtacacaaattgtgttctgtgagttgcCCATCATAAATGTCTGTCATTCAGTTCTGCTACAgttgatctaaaacaaatggtgcaaaacaaattcaaacacgtgtattaaaatcttcaaaaaaaaaaattatatatttttttccttaacacaaatacaaatcaatgAGTTCAACTGCacaaatctgctgctgtgagtcaTAAATTCAACTTTACAAGTTACGCCTTCATTTTGACTTTTGACACAAACTTCTCAACGGTAAAAACTATCTGTCATACAGTGTATAAACTtgaatttgtttaaatatttgattttctctGTACTTAACTGTGCACTCCCACAGTTTTGATCATGCAATGGAATGGTTTGTAATCTTTCGTGACCTGCAGTTCTTCATTGAAAATGGGTTATTTACCAAAGATGtggatttttataaatataataactccttctacaacttcaaattcacgTTTACACTGCACAAATCGTTTAGGAACAAAAAAACCTTCACatttttggcccttgagtttaaaataatttgcaacaGTTATATGTTGgctatatgtaaataaaataagataaaacaaaaaccagcAACGCTGACCTTTAACAGGCGTCCAGACCAAAATCAAGCAGGAGGTAAAAGTCCAAAACGCTGAAAGGCTGAAGAGAATCCGACAGATTGTCGCTCTCACAATCTCAGCTTCTCTGCTCTGGCTTCCTAAAAACGAATGAATGAACCACTGAGGTTCACGCTGTCACGGTACTTTTTACGGTACGTGATAACGCATCTCCATGCCCACAAGGTAAGCAAAGTCACGCCCATGTttccatggaaaaaaaaaacccaacaaaaaaaacctacaaaATAAAGACAACCTATCCAGTACTTAACCACTTTCCAGAAAACGCTTTTAATATTTAGGTTAGGAAAAGGTTATAGTTTAAATGTGACTATAAAGTTGAAACCATATTTATCTACTGGAAACATTTCTATAAAGTTGAAACCAGAGGTTTACTTCACTACAtagagtttttctttcctcactcgcagacatgaaatctgaataacattttcctattttatgtctatttgctaaatgccagtgGTCTTTAATGCCAGCGGTACAAATGGGTTTTCCAAACGTAGAAGTAACCAAAGCCTGCAGCCGAACTGATTACAGGATACCAAACAATTAAAATGGCAGTAATATCTTAAATCAAATATAATCCTGATCAGACTCCCTGCTGTCCCCAGGTCCACTGTGGTTGGTTCAGATAAGGTCCTGCAGTCCAAAGCAGCTGATCCCCTGCAGCCAGTCTCTCCATCTGACAGGTTCAGGACTCCAGCTCCTCAGCTGAATGAGTTCCTGTCTGCCCAGGAGCTCAGTGACAACCAGAAACATCTACAGTCTGACTTTATCCAGTCTCCAGATTGTCTGCTCTGGTTTGAACAGAGCGTTCAGGACACATGAAATAAAGTTCTGCTGGCAGGGAAACTGCAGCCAAGTGACCTGACAGAGATTCACTCTCAGCTCCATGGAACTCTGAAATGTCTCAAATGCCAAAGTTTAATTAACCAGCAGAGTGAGTGGCCCCCACACCTCAGTGATGCAGCAGTAATTGTTCTGTACatcctgttcctgtttttacCGGTTAAAAAGCCAGACTAAGAGATGgaagcagagggaaaaaaaggtcttgataaaaaaaaaaatcactttgacaattatttttgtcattacaacatacattccagtgaaatgtatcctctgcatttaatccacctgtaagggtcttgctcagggacccagagtgtcAGTCAGTGGGagtcaaacccagaacctccaggacaaaATCATAATGCTAACCACTACTCTCCACTGTCCGTCTTGGTGGGTGAATAAGCCTTCTggaaatgaactacaaagtctGCACTCTCTTATCTCTGGACATTTTGGattgatttccgtgaggtgggctgtgctcatacttcatgtcacacaaaggattgtgggattcctcaTAGCTCCTTAGCACCAATAAGGGACATAACAAGGTTTATATGCTAAAGTAGCTGCTAGCTaaaggaagcatacaggctacaTAATACTTGGGCGTTGGCTTGTCTAACAGGTCTGTGAGGACTGGGCATGAGTCCAAAGAAGAGCTGTAGGTGTTTATACTTGATAGGATGTAGGTG
The DNA window shown above is from Fundulus heteroclitus isolate FHET01 chromosome 14, MU-UCD_Fhet_4.1, whole genome shotgun sequence and carries:
- the LOC118565790 gene encoding uncharacterized protein LOC118565790, which gives rise to MICRILLLIILNSCLCAATFVVNVTQSSYQAEENHSITLEWTFTTTPDPPWRDLYIDCYLFTPRKELFLYQVLDGVEVSESQDEQFSGRVQSDKDVLREGRIRLHVSRLRTEDSGRYVCYVKTDDGSGSAGTSITVTDPTSAKMMTTEPVVPMNLITPAPQNVTISTGPRSRLPLCFAVISFFSLSLIFIFILKTNNKFKEKLLRQVSTLECGCLAKEQVCVHVDGSSMRSSLLQLSEGSDSNQQLQHQGKPGEKLSLQSEEYG